In Pongo pygmaeus isolate AG05252 chromosome 19, NHGRI_mPonPyg2-v2.0_pri, whole genome shotgun sequence, the genomic stretch CATAGTCTTCTCCCGCAAGGGACCCCAGACCTGATCCTCTGCCCTGAGGAACTGCATCACCCACCTCTTTCCCTACAGACCCCCGTGCCCAACCTTCTGCCCCCAAGGACCCCCAGACTGGGAGAGGCTTCAGCACCAGGGAGGTCAGTGTCCGCCCCTCTCCCCTAGCTCCTTGCCCCTCTGCCTGGGGATAGTCAACTTTCTCTTTCCCCAGggtctccctgcccccacctctcTGTGCTGAAGACCCTGTTCCCCGCACTTCTCTCCTATGGAATCCCTCCCAGTGCCAGCATCTTTCCCCGAAGCCCACACCTGGGTCATGTGGGTGCTCTGGCTGCTGTTCCCAGCCCCAATCAGTAGCTGGGCCCGAATGTCCACGGTCTGCAGGCCTGGCTGCTGCTGGAGCCAGAGCAGGAGGGAGTGTGCGCTCTGGCGGGTGCGGGTGAAGATGATACCCCGAGGGCTGTCAGAGCTCCTGAACTGCCTTTGCAGGATCTTTTCCAGCATCTCCAGTTTTGGATTCTCTGGGCCATGAGTTGCCAAGTGGGCCAGCACATTCTTGTGGTCTGTCGAAAACcccaaaaagttagctgggtgtagtggcacatgtctgtagtcccagatacttgggaggctgagggcagaaggattgcttgagcctaggaggtcaaggctgaagagagctatgattgcaccaccacactccaggctgcgtaacagagtaagactctgtctggaagaaaaaaaaaagaaagcaagcaagcaagaaagagagagaaggaaagaaagggagagagggaaggaaggaaggaaggaaggcaggcaagcaagaaagaaagagaagagaagagagagagagagaaggaaagaaaggaaggaagagagggagggagggagggaaagaaagagaaagaaagaagaaaagtccCAGAGGCAGAGGATTCAGATCTTGGAGTGGGGAGGGCACTGGTGGAGGAGGTTCTCACAGGAATAGGACTGCAGGAGTGCagaaggtggggggtggggggtgggggaaggatggAACTCCTGCTCAACTCCCCCACAGCAGCACCAAGAACACATTTAAGGATGCCctggctgggtgcattggctcacgcctgtaatcctagcactttgggagggtgaggtgagcggatcacctgaggtcaggagttcgagaccagcctgaccaatatggtgaaaccccgtctctaataaaaatacaaaaaaattagctgggcgtggtgatgcacacttgtagtcccagctactcgggaggctgaggcaggagaatcgcttgaacccgggagggggaggttgtagtgagctgggatcgttggattgtgccattgcactccagcctgggcgacagagcgagactccttctcaaaaaaacaaaaacaaaaaaggatgccTCCTACCGAGCCCACTCTCAAGGCCAGCCTCACACCAGGGTCATACAGTACAGAACCTTAGACCAGAACCCTCTTCTCCCCAGTGACCAGGATGACCCTTGAGCTTTTAACTCTGACCTCTGCTACccagatctcttgagccccagCCTGTGCTGAGATTTGCAACCTTAAACTTCACCCTCTGACTTTCAGCCTCACTCTCCCAGTCTAAAGGAACCACTCCTagctaatctttttaaaaaatctgggcggggcacagtggctcacacctgtaatcccagcactttgggaagcagaggcatgaggatcacttgagcccaggagttagagaccagcctgggcaacaaagcgagactccgcctcttcaaaaaaaaaattttttttaattagctgggagtggtggtgcccacctgtagtcctagctacttgggaggctgaagggtgagaattacttgagcccattaggtcgaggttgcagtgagctatcattgcacaactgtcctccagcctgggcgaaagagcaagacccgactgtttaaaaaaaaaaaaaaaaaaaaaaaaaagtcaacaatgTGAATTAATGTTAACAACTATGCAAAAAccttcacaaatgaggaaataaatcaGTCCTACCCATGGCCTTGGATTTTGGTTAGAAAAATAGGATCTCCACCAGTATCCTCACGGGCACCTTCCCATCCGACCTTGGCGCCTGTGCCCTGGCCTCTGACCTCGCATCCAGGTCCCATCATCCCCGGCCCCGAAGCCCCCTCCCGCCCCTCACCATCGAACAGGGCCAGCAGCCGGCGCTCGGCACACAGGATCTGGGTTTTAGTGACGTGCTCCCTGTGATAGAAATCCTGCAGCGCAGCCAAGGCATCCACGGCGCGGACGGTGTCATGGATGAGCAGCGCGTCATTGTAGCGCCTCAGGTGAAGCGCATACACCCGTTGCTCCTGGAGCCCGGCCAAAGCCGCTGCGGGGAGAGGGCGCAGGGTCTGAGCGGCCCACAGCCCCGTTCCCTGTCCTGCTCCATAGGGCCGTCCCACTCGACTCCGCCCCTGGGGTGGATAGGCCCCGCCCCGAAGGCCTCCACCCAGGCAGGCCCCGCCCCGAAGGCCTCCACCCAGGCAGGCCCCGCCCCAAAGGCCTCTGCCCCGGCAGGCCCCGCCCATGGCCCCTCCCACATCCTCGTCTCCGCCTGAAGGGCTGCCCCTCTCACCAGCCTCACTCAACTTCACCACCTGCTGCTCATACATCTGCGTCCCAAAGTTCCGGCTCAACTCAGGCATCTCCAGGTGGTCGTGGATTTGGTCCATGAGCTTCTTCAGCAAGTCTCCAAACGGATCCTGATCAAGAGGAGAGTTGGAGGGGATTCCCATACACATTGGAGGATGGGCACCCAGTAGGGGTGCTGACCCCGGCGTGTAGCACACCGCGACTGCCTCACCCATCTGTCTTAGCTGTGGTGTGAGCTCCAGAGGGAGGCCGGCTAGGGTGTGGGGGAGTCCTGCCCTGTCTCACTGGCGATGTGTTCTTTCCCTTTGGCCTGGGCACGGTGATGCCTAGTGTGAGGTACATGGACGTGCTTTGGTCAAGGAACAGGCCCAGGCGGACATCCGGGCCAGAGTGACTCAGCGAGTTTAGGGGGCAGGCACGTACTCCACTTGCTATATAACCCGTTTGTGTAAGTTCATACTGGACTCTACTGTCAGTAGAAGGTATAATTGCCCTGCTGACGCTGTGCACGGGGCTTGGTTCAGCTTGGCACGGCAGGGCACGCTGGCACGCCCAGAGAGAGAATAACGCTACTAACCCCTGTAAGGAAGAGCCGGTCGCCTTGAAGGCGGGCAGTGGGGAGCCAGGAACCAGCTTGTGCCCAGAGggaaagagttaagctgctgaccctgacAGAGCTGGCCTTGCGGGCCAGGGAGAGCAGCTGCAGGCGTGAGGGCAGCAGGAGCCACAGAGCCGGAGCAGACAGCCCAGATAAAGGTGGACAGTGTGAGAGAGCCGCTGCTGAGAGAGCTGCtgaataaaactacatttcaccTGCGTATGGCCCCCCAAGGGTTCTTTCAGCTATCTGtgcactccctccctccctccagaccACAGCATGGGCTCAAACCTGACCCCGAGTGTAACATTTGGTGTAGTTATGGACCTGACACCTAGTCCTTGTCCAGTCCAGTCATGGCAGACACCAGGCCATGTCCACACTAGAGAGGGCTCAGTAGAGCCTCAGCACAAAGTATCCCTGCTGTCTGGTTTGTAGTGCACTTGCCAGCATGTCAGTGCTGTGACAGACACCGGTGGTGCCTTCTGAGTCAATCCAAAGAGCGGGCTGTGGGCATGGGCTGTATCTGTCCCATTTCACAGAAAGGAGAAATTGAGGCTTGGATACATAGCAAGTGACCTGAAGTCACAGAGCTACTGAGGGTGGAGTCAGGGCCCAAGCCTAGGTGTCCTAACTTCACACCGGCTCCCGCTCTCGCCGTGTCCCTGCCCCCACGTACCTGGCTGCGCCTGTGACAGAGGTTGTACTGTTTGCAAGGCTGTTGGCTGTGCTCCTGCAGCTGGGGGCAGTAGTTCTGGGGTGACATGATGCACCACGTGTCCAAGTTGGCACAGAGCTGGGGGCAACAGAGAGGACTTTACTGGAAAGGGAGGGTCTGTGGGGACAATGAGCAAAGATTTGGGGCAGGATGGATCCCAGCTGAGGACAGGAGAGCGTGGGCATTCTTCTACTCAAATATTGCTCACCTTCTCTGTGCCAGtcttgttctaggcactggggatacaaagGAACTCAGATTGGAGTtggagagacagataataaaccagtaaaagaATAATAgaaccagccaggcgcggtggctcacacctgtaatcccagcactttgggaggccaaggcgggcggatcacctgaggtcaggagtttgagacagcctggccaatgtggtgaaaccccatctctactaaaaatacaaaaattagccgggcatggtggcacacgcctgtagttccagctactcgggaggctgagacagaagaatcacttgaacccgggaggtggcggttgcagtgagccaagatcgtgccactgcactccagcctgggtgacagagtgagactccgtctcaaaaaaaaaaaaaaaaaaaaaaagagcctgggcacagtagctcacgcctgtaatcccagcactttgggaggccaaggcgggtgaatcacgtggtcaggagttcgagaccagcgtggccaacatggtgaaaccccgtctctactaaaaatacaaaaaattagctgggcgtagtggtgtgcacctgtaatcccagctacttgggagctgaggcaggagaatcgcttgaacctgggaggcggaggttgcagggagctgagatcatgccactgccctccagcctgggcgacacagcgagactccgtctcaaaaaaaaaaaaaaaaaaagaaaagaataaaaccttGCAGAGCGCATTAACAAGCTCTGAAGAGGATAGCACTGGATGATATGACAGAGAGCAGAGGGGGTGATCAGGGAGGACTTTCAAGAGATGGCATTAAGCTGTTCAATGAAAGACAAGGAGGAAGCAGCAGGTAAAGTTCAAAGGGAAGGGCATTCTAGgcaaaagaaatggtaaatgcaAAGGTCCCCGAGATGGGAACAAGCCCTGCATGTTGAAGATGCAGAAGGCAGGCCAGTGTAGCGGTGGGATGAGCTACAACAGGGAGGGCACAGAAATGAGGTGGAGAGGTAGATCACGTAGAACTTTGGAAACCACAGTAAAGTTGGGAGTTAATTCTTTAACCTAAGATCCAGCCTCCAAACCACTGGAGGCTGGATCTTAGGTGAGGAAGGGGCCAGACCCTGCCATGGAGAGCCTGGTAGGGCTGGTGGGGATGGGGTAGTggcagggcaggcagggagggagggaagtccCTGGTGGGTCTGGCAGTGGGAGGCCCACAGGGGCCAGGCTGACCTGCAGGACGTGGTTGATGGCCCCATTGAGCTTGGAGGCCCCGCCAGTGCCTGGGGAGGCTGTGAGACCCAGCACCTGGGGTAGCGGCTGTGCCCTCTGGAGTTTAAGTTCTAAGTACTGGCTCATGATGACGTTGTAGACGGTGTCCTTGTGCGTGTGGTGGCACTCATCCACCACGATCAGGGAGAAGGCTGAGGGCACAGGGCGGAAGGCTGTGACCTATGTTTGCAAAGCCCTTCCTCCCACCAGCTTTCAGGTAGTCCCCACAATGATGTAAGAATTCCTTCTTCCCTTCACAACCTGCAGCTGGTCCCAGGATGAGGAGCCAGGCAGGGATGATttctctccatttcacagattggTAAACCGAGGCTCAGCTGGGGAAGGGACTTGCCTAAGATCCTACACTATAGCCCGGCCTGTTTCTACTAGAGTGCCTGCAGTAGTTTTGTGAACAGGCAACCCCTCACTCCCACAAAAACTCCCAACACCTTGACTCCGGGAGGTGCCCTGGGGTTGGCGGGAGGAGGTACCCCAGATGCATATCTTTTTCCTCCCGGCCATGGCCCTCACCAGTGAGCTCCAAGTGCTCCTCCTCCTCGGGGCTGGTCAGTGCCATCTGCAGAAGCTCTGCCGTGCAGATGAGCAGGTCATGGCACCGGGCCAGGTGGCCAAAGCCAGCACGTGGTCCCATGTCCCCACTCAGGGTTGTCATGGTCCAGCGTCCATCCAGCATGCGCCTGAACTCTTCACCATGCTGGGTCACCAGGTGCACCTGGGGGTGGAGGATGAGCTGGGAAAAGAGAGCTGAATCTGGCGCCAGGGAAGTAGGGAGGAGGTAAGGTGACCCGCAGGACATGGCTGGGTACTGAGCCAGGGTGGAAAGACAGGTGAGCTTAGCGATGGCCACAGCAGCTTTGGAGTTCTGGTGGGGACTGAGAGATGCCTGAAGAGCTGAGACCCTGCTTGGTGGTGGGGGAGCGGGGTAGGGACAGACCACTCACCCTGTTGACCAATACAACCACCTTGCCTCCATCCACAGTCTCTAGGTGCCTCTTGGCCACATAAGCAGCCGCCCGGGTCTTCCCGGCACCCGTGGGCAGCCAGATGATGATATTCTTGCCCTCCAGGGCAGGCATGATCACCTCCCACTGGTAGGGCCGCAGCTCCATTCTGGGAATGGCAGGGGACTCAGGCCCACCGGCCCCTCCACCCCTCTCAACTCCTGGCCAGACCAGTTCGTGCAGAGACCTCCCTTTGCCCAGGACTCCACCCCACTTGAGGGAGGTGGGGCAGGACTCCCTCAGAACCCATCAGGACCCTGCTCTGCCCAAAAGGGGGAGGCGGGAGTAACACAGGCTACACCTGCCCCCTGCCCAGCCCGGGTCTCACCTGCTCTAGTAGGTAGGTCTGCCCAGGGCAGTCCCACTTAACTCAGCCtggtgccactgtgctcagctcagAGACCTGAAATGAGAACTGAAACTGAGAGAAGGAGCCAGCTGAGCCGACTTAGGAATCTCCCATCCCTGCCCCAGGAAAaagaaccaagaaaaaagaacCGTTTGTGCTAACAGTCATCGCCAACTGCCGCGAGTACAAACTCCGGGAAAGTACTGCTGGTGCGCCAGCACCCTGGCAGGCATGATCACCTCCCACTGGTAGGGCCACAGCTCCATTCTGGAAATGGCGGGGGACTCAGACCCACTGGTCCCTCCACTCATCCCAACTCCTGGCCAGACAGGTCGGAAGAGAGACCTCCCTTTGCCCAGGACTCCACCCCACttgagggaggtgggggaggacaCCCTCAAAACCCATCAGGAGCCTGCTCTGGCCAAAAGGTTGGGGGTGGGAGTAACACAGGCTACACCTGCGCCTTGCCCAGCCTGGGTCTCACCTGCACCACCAGGGAGGCCTGCCCAGGGCGGCCCTGCTTAGCTCAGCCTGGTGCCGCTGTGCTCAGCGCAGAGAGCAGAAATCGGAAATGGAAACTGAAACTGAGGGGAGGAGCCAGCTGAGCCCGACTTAGAAATCTCCTATCCCTGCCCCGAAAAAAAGAACCACGTGTGCTAACAGGGAAGCACTCTTTCAGTGCTACAGGATCCTCTACGCTCTGGCCCTTTTGCAGTCAGTTGTAACCAAGTCCACCCAGGTTAAGGTTAAGGCAGGAGGTTCTGACCCCTGCTGCCCTGGCATCTGGATCAGGAGCagcctggaggagggagaggtgggggGCTGCAGCCAGGTAGGACCCATCACCCCAGGAGCACAGGACCAGGCCTGAGGCTTGCTGGGGAGAGCAGCCTCCAGTTTGCAAGAGGTCCCTGGGGGCCAAGGTGAGCCTGCTAAGGCTGGGACTATACCAAAGAAACAAtcacacagagaaataaaaagcttTATTATTCCCTCTAAGGGATTAATGCCAGGGAATGAATGGTCCCCATACCCCCCACCCCTGGGGGAGACTGACAGAACAGTGCTGGACAACGCATGGCCCCCTCCAGTTTGGGCTGAACTTCCAACCCCTGAAGCCATCACTCAAGCTAAAATGAGCAGTCCTCGTCCTCAGGGAAACAGCCACCTGGGCCAGGCCCACGAATCCAAGCCTCCAAAGCTCTTGGGGACCAGGCCTGGGGGCCACCACGGCTGGGCAAGATTCATCCCTGGCCACCAGCCACTCTAGAGGGGCTGGGCCCCAACCCAGGAGACCTCTCACACACAGTGAAGGCTGGGACAGAGCTGCACGCTTGGGGGTGCCTGAAGGTCCAGAAAGAGCTGCAGGATCAGGGGCCGGAGGACCCTTGGCTGCAGTGTCTCAAGCTGAGTCGGGTCCGTGGGGCCAGGGCACCCCCTAAGGATCAGATcagaatccgaggtggagacattCCAGGTCAGGGCTGCGGCCCAAAGATGGGCCTACTTGTCAATGAGCCCTCCCTCCTTGAGCTTGAAGTAGAAGAACTTCTCCAGAGCGCTGGCGCAGCGGCAGTACTCGCTGTCCGGGGGGTTGTACTCGCGACAGTTGGCGATGACCCGCTGCAGGTCGGCCACAAAGAGCTTCCGGGTCACGTAGTAGCGGCTTCGCAGCCGCTCAGTCATGGTCTTCAGGTCTGGGGCAGCAGGAGACAGAGCACAGCTTTAAGAGGCTGAGGACCACGGCAGGGCTGTCCACCAGGGTGGGCCCCATGGGGCTGCAGGGCGCAGTGAGGGCAGGAGCAGGTGTGGGgacagaagaggaaggaaggggatggaatggaaggtcctCACCAATGGGGAAGCGGATGACCTCGTAGTAGTCAGGGGCCTCCGACTTCTTCACAGGCTCCATGAAGGGCCAGGCACTGGGGTGCGACTGGAGAGAAGAGCCGAGCTGGGGACAGCCCTACTGCGCCCATGCCAGCCCGAGACCACCACCCACCCCACACTGCATCAAGAGGCCATAGCCATTGGTGCAGGGGCCCTGGAAAGGAAACCTGGTCTCCCCACCTTGATTTGGGCCAGCAGGTTTTTAAGGGTTGTGTAGAGCTGGTCAGGGTCCTTCAGCTCCTTCCTGGGGCGAGAGACACCAAGTCTGAGGCTCCAAGtccctctgccccacccccaacctggcTCCTTTGACAAACACTcaccccttctccttccccaatGGCTTCCAGCCTGTCTCTCCTGCAAAGTGGGAAGTGGGAGAATGTCTCTAAGAATGCCGGTCCACACCCCAAGCAGCTTGCCCCCACTACCCCGCAACTGAGACCCCTGCTTACGAATGCCGGGAACGCTCTCCACAGGGATCTGCCTCACACCCTCCTTGAAGCAGCTGAGCCCCGGGTAGACCTTGCGGATCTGGGCCTGTTTGCGCTCAATCAGCTTCTTGATGATCTGAGGGAAGGAAGGGACTGAGGGGCCAACTCCAGCCCCAGCAACAACCCCTCCCAGGGCCACAGTCGGAGCCACTGGCTGCACCCACCCAGCTGCAACGCCACCTAATCCAGCACCTCCCCTCATAACTTCCCCAAGGGAGCAGAGCAAGGAACCAAGATCCTGGCCTGTCCCCTCTTCACTTACGCACATACATGCATGTACACGTAGAACAGGTCTACACACGTGTGCTCGCCCTCTGCATGCCCATTCATGAAAAATCCCACAGATGCGCACGTGCGCACACCACCTCTTTCTGCTTCTTGATGATGTGGGACAGCTCCGTGTAGGGGATGCGGGGATTCAGCTCACACTCCATCAGCGTCGCTCCCTCGTAGTCCTTGATGTAGCCCAGGTAGCGGCTCTTAGGCACCTTGATGTCCTTGGAGAAACCCTGAGGGGTGGATGGTCATAACCCAGTCCATCCATAAGTATTTCCCAACTTCTGTAGTCCCTCTCCTGGGAGCACCAGAGGGGTGGCACGTGCCATGTGCCACTTCCTGCTCCTGAACCTCCTCCTGGTTCAAACTGTCCCTGGAAAGATCCCAGGTCAGCTGCCCACTCCTGACTCATCCCAAAGAACCCCCCAGTCCTCCAGCCTGCTCTACTGGCCCCCCAGTTCCTCCAGCCTGCTCTACTGGCCCCCCAGTTCCTCCAGCCTGCTCTACTAGCCCCCCAGTTCCTCCAGCCTGCTCTAGTGCCCCCCTAGTTCCTCCAGCCTGCTTTACTGGCCCCCTAGTTACTCCAGGATGCTCTACTGGCCCCTCAGTTCCTCCGGCCTGCTCTACTGGCCCCACAGGCCCCCATTCTCCCCTGGGGCAGTGGCAGCAGAGGAAAGAAGATAGGCATGGAGACCTTCCTGGCAAGTGTCAGGTGAAGTAGGGATGCAAAGGGACTCCTACTCCATCCACAGAGGGGCTGGACAGAATTACCCCAGGCTCCAGGCAAAGGACCGGTGTGGGACGAGGCTACGGGTCACCTGCTTTTTGAAGTAGCCGATGGCGTACTCGTCGGCGTAGGTGAGGAAGTAGAGAATGTTGTGCTTGATGTGATACTCCTTCAGGTGGTTCATCAGGTGGGTCCCATAACCCtgtgggggaggggagcaggaCTCACTATGAGCTGAGGATGGGCCTGGTGCTGGAGAGATCTCAGAGGCCAGAGCAGAGCcggtagattggaaaggaagtagGGAGAGCGAGAGCATCCaggcaaagaggaagaaaggcagCTGACAGAGAAAGGGGAGTTTATGGGGAGAAAGTGAAGGGTGCGGGCTTTCTAAGCTcactctgggccaggtgcagtgcttcCTGTTTTACAGATCGATTCTCAAATTAACCCCAGAGACGAGTATTACCacctttattttacagaagagaaaaccgaAACTCAGCTACGTTAGGAAATATGTTCAAGGTCAGGCTGCCAGCCGTGGCAGGGCCGGGTCCAAACACAACACAGGCCACTGATTCCCAGTCCCTGGGCCTCAGAGttgggagaagagggagagggagccaCCAGAGGCCTGAGCAGCAGGAGCAATGCCTCCCACACATCAGGGCCAATGAGGCACCACACAGATCTGAGGTATGTGACACACAGAGCCAGACACCCTACGAGTGGGTCTGTTGTAACAAAGGACAGAAGCCAAGACTATCAGCATAGGGCTACTGTAATAATGATTagttcggctgggcgcagtggctcatgcctgtaatcccagcactttggga encodes the following:
- the DHX58 gene encoding ATP-dependent RNA helicase DHX58 isoform X1; translation: MELRPYQWEVIMPALEGKNIIIWLPTGAGKTRAAAYVAKRHLETVDGGKVVVLVNRVHLVTQHGEEFRRMLDGRWTMTTLSGDMGPRAGFGHLARCHDLLICTAELLQMALTSPEEEEHLELTAFSLIVVDECHHTHKDTVYNVIMSQYLELKLQRAQPLPQVLGLTASPGTGGASKLNGAINHVLQLCANLDTWCIMSPQNYCPQLQEHSQQPCKQYNLCHRRSQDPFGDLLKKLMDQIHDHLEMPELSRNFGTQMYEQQVVKLSEAAALAGLQEQRVYALHLRRYNDALLIHDTVRAVDALAALQDFYHREHVTKTQILCAERRLLALFDDHKNVLAHLATHGPENPKLEMLEKILQRQFRSSDSPRGIIFTRTRQSAHSLLLWLQQQPGLQTVDIRAQLLIGAGNSSQSTHMTQRDQQEVIRKFRDGTLNLLVATSVAEEGLDIPHCNVVVRYGLLTNEISMVQARGRARADQSVYSFVATEGSRELKRELINEALETLMEQAVAAVQKMDQAEYQAKIRDLQQAALTKRAAQAAQRENQRRQFPVEHVQLLCINCMVAVGHGSDLRKVEGTHHVNVNPSFSIYYNVSRDPVVINKVFKDWKPGGVISCRNCGEVWGLQMIYKSVKLPALKVRSMLLETPQGRIQAKKWSRVPFSVPDFDFLQHCAQNLSDLSLD
- the DHX58 gene encoding ATP-dependent RNA helicase DHX58 isoform X2, coding for MELRPYQWEVIMPALEGKNIIIWLPTGAGKTRAAAYVAKRHLETVDGGKVVVLVNRVHLVTQHGEEFRRMLDGRWTMTTLSGDMGPRAGFGHLARCHDLLICTAELLQMALTSPEEEEHLELTAFSLIVVDECHHTHKDTVYNVIMSQYLELKLQRAQPLPQVLGLTASPGTGGASKLNGAINHVLQLCANLDTWCIMSPQNYCPQLQEHSQQPCKQYNLCHRRSQDPFGDLLKKLMDQIHDHLEMPELSRNFGTQMYEQQVVKLSEAAALAGLQEQRVYALHLRRYNDALLIHDTVRAVDALAALQDFYHREHVTKTQILCAERRLLALFDDHKNVLAHLATHGPENPKLEMLEKILQRQFRSSDSPRGIIFTRTRQSAHSLLLWLQQQPGLQTVDIRAQLLIGAGNSSQSTHMTQRDQQEVIRKFRDGTLNLLVATSVAEEGLDIPHCNVVVRYGLLTNEISMVQARGRARADQSVYSFVATEGSRELKRELINEALETLMEQAVAAVQKMDQAEYQAKIRDLQQAALTKRAAQAAQRENQRRQFPVEHVQLLCINCMVAVGHGSDLRKVEGTHHVNVNPSFSQGNRGSERLRDLPKFPQPLSG